The nucleotide sequence CAGTGGCGGCGGCGGGGGTATCTGGCGCCGTGAGGGTCCGTGACGTTTCGCGGAGATAAAAGTCACTGATGTCGATGCCCTCGACAGCGATCGCCTCCACTTCCACAATACCGACCACGTTGACAGTCGCCGCCACCGCCGGGACCGACTCATTACTCAGCACCCAAACTGTGCCGCTATCATCCTGCACTTGATACAGTCCCCCCGTCAGTAGCGGTGCCTGCTGCACCACCGTGCCTTCGATATGCACCGTCTCGTTCGTTTGCTCAGCGGTCAGCGATTGAATGGCCACCGTCGGACGCACCAGTTGGGCGATGCCCGATGGCAGATGGACTCCGGCAGATTCGGGTTGCCCCGGCAGCGTCGCCGCTGAACTACAGCCCACCGCAACCCCAGCAGTGAGGCCGCCAATCCATCCTTGTAAGCGTCGGGTCAGTCGTGCCATTGAGAATCGTTTAGGATAAGGAGCCGCTAAATCTGAGAGACTGGACATGGTGGCAGAGTCGTGTGATCGCCGCCGTCCAGGCGCCATCATCACACCAGTCACTAAGGGTAAAGTTATCCCTCGTATCAGCCATTGCTCATTAGGGTAGCTTAGGAGATTCATGACGCAAATTTTGGATGGCAAAGCCTTAGCCAAAACAATTCAAGCCCAGTTGACTGCCAAGGTGCATGATTGGACGCCACAGGTAGGACGTCCCCCAGGCTTAGCCGTCATTATGGTGGGGGATAACCCGGCGAGTGCCGCTTACGTGCGGAATAAGGAGCGGGCCTGCGATCGCGTCGGCATTGCCTCCTTTGGCCAAAAATTACCCGGCGATACCCCCCAAGCGTATTTAGAAGGGCTGATTGCTGAGCTCAACGCCGATGAGCGCGTTGATGGAATTTTGCTCCAGCTTCCCGTTCCCCAGCACATTAACGACGTCACCCTGCTCAATACCATTGACCCCAATAAAGATGCCGATGGTCTGCACCCGGTCAACCTGGGTCGCTTGGTGCGCGGCGAGCCCGGCCTACGCAGTTGCACACCGCTGGGCGTGATGCAGCTACTGCACGCTAACGGCATTGACATTGCAGGCAAACAGGCGGTGGTCATTGGTCGCAGTATTTTGGTCGGCAAACCGATGGCCCTGATGCTGCTAGAAGCCAACGCCACCGTCACCGTGGCCCATTCTCGCACCCACAATTTGTCGGCGCTGACTCGCAGTGCTGATATTGTGGTGAGTGCGATCGGGCGATCGCATTTTCTCACCGCTGACCACATTCAAGCGGGCGCGATCGTGGTTGATGTCGGCATTAATCGCATTGAGACATCGGCAGGCCAGTATCGGCTCGTTGGAGATGTAGACTATGAAGCGGTTAGCCCCATCGCCTCGGCCATTACTCCAGTGCCCGGCGGCGTTGGGCCAATGACGGTAACCATGCTGCTGCACAATACTGTGCTGAGCTATTGCCAACGCATGCCGGCCCTCGCCCATGAGCGCGGCACGCTCTTGTCTTAACCGATACAGGTAAGTAGGGGAATGACTTCTTCGACCAAAATGACTTTTGACCTCAAAACGTATTTGCGCGATCGCCAACAGCGCGTCGAAGCCGCCCTTGATGCCTCGCTCTCCATCGGGTATCCCGAAACGGTTTACGAAGCGATGCGGTACTCCTTACTTGCTGGCGGCAAGCGGTTACGTCCTATTCTTTGCCTCGCCACCTGCGAACTGCTCGGGGGCACCGACGCCATGGCCATGCCCACCGCCTGCGCCCTGGAAATGATTCACACCATGTCCCTCATCCATGACGACCTACCCGCGATGGATAACGACGATTATCGTCGGGGCAAGCTGACGAACCACAAGGTCTATGGCGAAGATGTCGCCATTCTCGCGGGGGATGCCTTGCTGACCTATGCCTTTGAATTTGTCGCCACGCAAACTCAAGACGTCCCCGCCGATCACACGCTGCGGGTCATCGCTGATTTAGGCAAAGCCGTGGGGGCCGAAGGGCTTGTGGGCGGACAAATTGTCGATTTGGCCTCAGAAGGGTTAACCGACGTGAGTTTAGACACCCTCAACTACATTCACACCCATAAAACCGGCGCGCTGCTTCGGGTTTCCGTCACTTCAGGCGCAGTCTTGGCGGGAGCCGATGACGCTCAGGTCAGCACCCTCTCGCAATATGCCAATAACATTGGCCTCGCCTTTCAGATCATTGACGACATTCTCGACATCACCGCCACGTCCGAAGAACTCGGCAAATCAGCGGGGAAAGATTTGGCTGCCCAAAAAGCCACCTACCCCAGCATTTGGGGCCTGGAAGAATCCAAACAGCAGGCCCAGACGCTGGTGGCAACCGCCAAAGCTAGCGTGTTAGAGAGCTTTGGCTCAGCGGCCCAGCCTTTAGTGGCCCTTGCCGACTTTATTGTTGACCGGACTCATTGATATCCCGCTAGAAACCATGCACGACATTGGTGAAATTTTGCAGAATCGCGTCCTGATTGTGGCGCTGATCGCGTGTCTAATCGCACAATTGCTCAAGCTAGTCTTCGAGCTCATTGTGCATCGCAAAATTAACGTCCGGGTATTAGTCGAAACCGGGGGCATGCCCAGCTCTCACTCAGCATTGGTGACGGCGCTGGCTTGTGGCATTGGCGAAACAATGGGATGGGCCAGTCCGGCGTTTGCGGTGACAACCGTGTTTGCCGTCATTGTGATGTATGACGCCGCTGGGGTGCGACAAGCCGCTGGCAAGCAAGCCAGAATCTTGAACCAAATAATTGATGAACTCTTCCAAGAAACACCGGAGTTTCATGAGGAGCGCCTGAAAGAGCTACTGGGACACACCCCAGTGCAGGTCATCGTCGGCTCAATGTTGGGGTTTGTGGTCTCGTTGGTCGCGGCATCCAGTTTTCAATACTAGGGCCTGACAGCAGGGCACGATTGACTTCATGGGCAGCGAGGATGACCGCCGTGCAGTGTCAGAGTGCGCCTTTCATCGGCTGCTTTTCGACTGTTTGCAGCCCATGGACACCTTAGCCGTATCGAGAGATGCGACTGAAGGAGATCTCTAAAAACAAAAGACCCGGCTGTGGTGCATCACGCTGCGCTCATGCCCCCCTACGAGTAAAGACCTCTTTTCCAGAAACCTCCTCAGTCTTGCGATATGGTGAGACGTATCGTGTGGGCCAGTCGAAACTGCCCGGCAATCTTTGAGGTTAACCGGCACCGCCGCAGAGTTCTCCCCATTACCAGTCATCACCGATCGCCATGTGGCAGCAAGCTTGGGCCTATGCCCTCGACAACAGTGACAAGTTTGTGGCGGCACTGCAACAGCACTTGCTGTTGGTAGCAGTGCCGTTGACGATTGGGATTGTTTTCGGGCTGCCGCTGGGCTGGTGGAGTGCCCAGTCCAAAACGGTTTCCACAGTGGTGATTAACGGCTTCAACGCCTTGCGAGTGATTCCCAGTTTAGCGGTGCTGTTTTTGGCGATTCCGGTGTTGGGTCTCAGTTTCGCGTCAGCAGCGATCGCCCTCACCCTGCTGGCCATGCCGCCGATTCTGATCAGCACTGACGTGGCCTTCCGCACTATCGCCCCCGCCATTCAAGAAGCGGCAGTAGGCATGGGCATGAATCAGTCCCAAATTTTGCGCCAAATCGAGATTCCCCTGGCGTTGCCTGTGATGATCGCGGGCATCAAAACCGCCACGGTGGAGGTCATCGCCAGTGCCACGTTGGCGGCGTTTGTCGGTGCGGGAGGGCTGGGGGATTTTATCGTGTTGGGCTTTGCCGCCTATGATCCGGCGATCTTGCTCGTCGGGGCGGTGCCGGTGGCCTTGCTCGCGCTCATCGCAGAAATCAGCCTCAGTTGGCTGCAGCGATCGCTCCAGCGATGAGTCCACTTGCTGAACAGACGAGTCTACCGGATCCATCCTCAGCGATTTTTCCGTAAAATCGAGGCAGCTAGCGGACTGCTGCCATGACGCTGAAATCGACGATCGCTGCCTATCTGGATGACACCAACCGCGAGACGGGCGGTTGGGTGACGGGAGCGATCGCCCTGCTGACGGTAGCCGCTGGCGTGCTAGTGGTGCTCAGCACCTATGAAGTTTCCCCTGCCTGGCACCCGCTATTGCATCTGGCCAGCGGTGCTATTTTGCTCTTGTTCATCACAGAGTATGGCTTGCGGCTGTGGACTGCCGAGCGCTGGTGGCGCTATGTCTTTAGCGTGTACGGCTTGGTGGATCTTGTGGCGATCGTCTCCCTAGTGCCAGGAGTATTTAACCTGCCGGGACTCCAGTTATTGCGCTGGCTACGAGTGTTGCGGTTGGCTCGCCTGTTAAGCGATCGCGCCATTCTGGCCCGCATTACTGCTGCCGACACCCTTGCCGTGGTACGCATCATCTTTACCGTCATCGGCATCATCTTCGTCTATGCCGGCCTGATTTTTCAGGTTGAAGAACATTATCAACCGGAAACCTTCAGCACCTTTTTTGATGCGGCCTACTTTGCCGTGGTCACCATTACCACCGTGGGGTATGGCGACATCACCCCGGTTTCAGATGCGGGACGGCTGTGCACCATGTTGATGATTTTGACGGGCATCGCCCTGATCCCCACCCAGTTAGGCGACCTGATCCGGCGCATCATCAAGGTTTCCAATTCGGTAGAGCGGCCCTGCGATCGCTGTGGTGCGGTGCTGCATGATCCCGATGCGCTCTTTTGCAAACGCTGCGGCGCATCGCTGATGTTGCCCCCCTTGTTTCAGCAACTGTCAGATGACGAAGCTACCGCCTTAGCCTGGCCGCAGACCGGGCGCGAGGCGCCTCCAGAGGACTCCCTCATCACCGCTAGCTCAACCGATGCGACCACTGCCCCGCCCCCGCAAAATTCAGCGTGATAATCCGCAAAATTGCGGAGTGATTGGGACGCAGAGCGATACAATATGCCTTTTGCAGCGGCGTATGAGTGTACGGGCAGTGTCACCTCTAGATCTTCTCTGGGCCTTAATTGGGTTGGTGCTGACCATCGCCGCAACGTGGTCAGAAGCTTTTATTACCAACGCCCCTTGGGATTGGAGTGAAACCGGCATTCAGGTTTATTCCCTGGGCGTCAGTTTTCAAGTCGGGGCCGTTTTACTCACGGCCTGCGTCGGTGGCAAAAATGCGGCGACCCTGGCCCAGATTGCTTACATCACCCTGGGGCTCTTACTCTTTCAATTTTTTGGCTTGCCCATCTTCACCCAAGGCGGCGGCTTGGGCTACGTGCAAGAGCCGAGTTTTGGCTATTTGCTGGGATTTATTCCCGCGGCCTGGGTTTGTGGGTATCTGGCGTTTCGCGATCGCCCTAAACTGGAGTCATTGGCGTTCAGCAGTCTGTGCGGTTTGGGCGTGATTCACGGCTGTGGGTTGGCCTATCTAGCGATCGCCTCGCTGGGGGGCTGGTTACAGCAGGTGACCTTTCCCGCTTGGGAGGCAATTTTGGCTTACTCCTTGGCACCGCTGCCAGGACAGCTCATTATGGTATGTGCCGTCTCGGTGGCGGCTTATCTGCTGCGGCAACTCTTGTTTTATTGAGGCTTATGAACAAGCTTAAAAATCCGTATTTTTGGGTTGCGGCAATTATTGGCTTAGCGCTAGACCAACTCACCAAACTTTGGGTCGTCAATAATTTTGAGCTCACCATTCCCCCAGAGACGATTCCCCTCTGGCCGGGCGTCTTCCACCTGACCTATGTCACCAACACCGGGGCGGCCTTCAGCCTATTTAGTGAAAATGGCGACTGGTTGCGGTGGCTGTCGCTCCTCGTCAGTTTGGCGCTCATCGCGTTGGGCTTATTGGTGACCCTGGCCAATCGGTGGGAGCAGGTCGGCTACGGCTGCATTCTCAGCGGTGCAGTGGGCAACGGCATCGATCGCTTTCTGAACGGCGAAGTGGTGGACTTTTTTGATTTCCGCCTGATTCGGTTCCCGATTTTCAACGTGGCGGATGTTTGCATCAATATCGGCATCGCGTGCCTGATTATTGCGGCGTTTCGGGTGTCTCATGACGACACTTCGGGGGGGAACGGAGGCAAACCGGCCAAAAAGGGCGGTAAAAAGCTGAATTCTTAGGGCGCATCATCACTTCCTGCCAAAACCCTGGCGGAGCAAGCATTTTCGCGCTCGCACTCCCGAGACAGACGAGGGCCTGTCGTCTGTCTGCCGCCAGCCTTTGACGATTAAATGAGGACAGGCCCTAGGGACAGTCTGGCGATCGCCCCTATCGATACGGTGTCTCCGAGCGTCGGTCAGTAGAATATTCATCAGTTCTTTTTTGTGCGCGTATGAGTTCCTCGTCACCGCCACCTTCACCCCCGCCCCCGCCTCAGACCCTGCTGGGCAATGTGACCCAAGCCTTTAAGGCGGTGCAGCAAAAAATTGACTTTTCCAAAATTGCGCTGAAGTCGGGGGCGCGTCCCGCTCAGCTAGAGGTGTCCTATCAGGACAAGGTCGAAACCTTTCCGCTGCTGGGCGATCGCTACCTGCTGGGCCGCAGTTCCCAACAGAGCGACATCGTGGTCAATAGCCCCATCGTCAGCCAGATTCACACCTCGATCACCCGCGACCCTAATCGGCCCGGTCGGCCCTTTGTCATCAAGGATAAACAATCTACCAACGGCCTGTATCACGGCAAAAAGCGCCTCAATTATTGGGTGATGCAGCATGGCGATGTGTTAACCCTCGGCCCAGCAGATCTGGCCGACGGCGTCACGTTGCGCTACGTCGATCCGCCGCCCGCCTACATGCAAGGGCTGAAGTATGGGCTGTATGGGTTCACCGGCATCACGGCGATCGTGGGCTTTTGGATTGTGGCGCTGGAGTGGCCCAAAATTCCCATGCGGCCCTTTCCCGAGTCGGTGCAGGGGCCAGTGGTCATCTACGCCGAAGAAGGGGGCGAAGTCGTGCCCCTGCGGCCCGAACCGACCCAAGCCCACCAAGAAAATCGCCGCATCGCCGATTACGGCCCTTACTTGCCCAAAGCGGTGGTCGCCTCCGAAGACACCCGCTATTACTGGCATTTGGGCATTGATCCCCTCGGGATTACCCGTGCCCTGGTGACCAACATTCGCGGCGGCGAAATCCGCGAAGGCGGCAGCACCATTACTCAACAGCTGGCCCGCAGCGTCTATCGGGAATATGTGGGCACGGACGACTCCGCCGGACGCAAAGTGCGGGAAGCGGTGGTCGCGCTGAAGCTCGAAAGCTTTTACAGCAAGGATGATCTGCTGCTGTTTTACCTGAATCGGGTCTTCCTCGGCGGCAATTTATACGGCTTTGAAGACGCCGCCCAGTTTTACTTTGGCAAACCGGCTAAGGATCTAAATCTGTCGGAAGCGGCGACGTTAGTGGGCATTTTGCCCGCGCCCAATGCCTTTAACCCGGTGACGAATTATGAGGCCGCGGTGGCCTATCGCGATCGCGTCCTCGATCGCATGACGGCCCTCGGCATGGTGAGTGCCGAAGAAGCCCGCCGCGCCCGGCGATCGCGCATCGAAATTAGTCCCGACGCCCGAGAGGAACTGCAAAGTATCCGCGCTCCCTATTTCTACAGCTACATCTTTCGCGAGTTAGAAACGGTGCTGGGCAGCGGCCTGGCGCGGGAAGGCAACTTCATCGTCGAAGCCACGCTGGATCTGGACATGCAAGCCGATGCCGAAGCGGCCCTGCAAAGCCATATCACCACCACCGGCGCCGCGTTGAACTACAGCGAAGGGGCGATCGTCACCCTGGATAGCACCTCTGCTGCCATTCGCGCCTATGTCGGCGGCGTCGATTTCCAGTCCAGCCAGTTCGATCGCGCCTCCCAAGCACTGCGCCAGCCCGGTTCCACCTTCAAAGTCTTTGCCTATGCCGCCGCGCTAGAGGATGACATTCCCCCCGGACAGACGTTTGACTGTAGCGGGCTAACCTGGAACGGCCAATTTTTCGACGGGTGCCGTTCTGGGGCTGGAGCCATGAACATGCATGACGGTCTGGCCCTTTCGGAAAACGTCATCGCCATGCGCATTGCCCAAGAGGTCGGCCTCAACTCGGTGATTCAAACCGCTCAACGCCTTGGCATCGACAGCGACCTAAACCCGGCACCAGGTCTAGTCTTGGGCGAAAGTGAAGTGACGCCGCTAGAGCTGACCGGGGCGTTTGGGGCGATCGCCAACGACGGCGTGTGGAATCCGCCCCACGGCATCCGGCGCGTGCTCGACAGCAGCGACTGCGCCGACCCCAACGACGCCAATAGCTGCCGCGTCATCTACGAATTTGGTCAAACGGGCGACACGAACCAACAGGCCATCTCGCCAGCGATCGCCCAAACCCTCACCGGGCTCATGCAAGGCGTCATCCAAGGCGGCACCGGACGCAGCGCCTTTATCGGCCTAGGCGAAGCAGGCAAAACGGGCACCACCAACGACAACCGCGATCTGTGGTTTGTCGGCTACGTGCCCAATCGCGATCTGGTCACTGGCGTGTGGCTGGGCAATGACGACAACACACCCACCAACGGCAGCAGCGGCAATGCCGCCGAGCTGTGGGGCACTTACATGAGCGATGTCACTCGCTAGATGCTATCGATGACAGTAAATAAACCACAAGCAAACCAAAACCCACAATGCATGACTGATTACACCGAACTCGTCTACTTAATCACCCACATCAGGGTATTAGACTGACATATTTCCACCTATACATCCATATAGGGAAGTTATGTAACATGCGTCAGTCAATCAATAGTTATGCCTCTTAGATCTTGGTGAGGATGCACCCAAAAGTCCGCTAGCTAGGAGTTAGCATTAGTCAGTAGCGGTTTTGCGGGAGAAGCTAATTATGGCTATTGGATCTGATTCTAGTTGGGACTTAGCAGTTGATAATCGTAGCGGACAACTGGCTCTTGTCGTTGAGATCAAACGCAAAACCGATGTGTCGCCAGAATGGGCCGCCAAGCTACGTCGAAATATCTTTGCACACGGAACTTTCCCGAAAGCTCCATATTTTTTGATGGTGTTTCCAGATAAATTTTACCTATGGTCTGATGCTGAGGCCTATCAGGATCAGGGCGAACCTACCTACACTATTAATGCCTCTCCAATTCTTCAGCCTTACTTTGAGAGAGCAGGAGTAACTGCTGACCAAATCAGTGGAGCTAGTTTAGAGCTTATTGTTATGTCTTGGCTTGGAGAAATAATTCATTCAGAACAGTTGCCTGAAAACCTTGATGCTTCTCAGCAATGGTTAATTGAGTCAGGACTTTATGCTGCCTTAGCTGGAGGAAAGCTTGAGCATGGGTTAGCTGCGTGAACATTTATGTTGAGACAAACTTCGTTCTAGAACTAACCTTTGAGCAAGAGCAATGTTCAAGTTGTGAACAGATTTTACAACTTTGTGAAGCAGGAAAAGCAAAGCTCATCCTTCCAGCTTATAGCCTTGCTGAACCTCATGAAAAACTGAGCCGTCAAGCACGAAGCCGTCGAGAACTGCAACAGTCGTTAGATGCTGAGTTGCGGCAGCTTTTACGAACAGCCCCTTATGCAAGCCGTATCAAGAGTATTCAGGATATTGCTAGCTTAATGATTCAAAGTAATGAGGAAGAAAGGCATCGTTTTGTTCAATGTCGCGATCGGCTCCTTAAAGTTGGAGAAATTGTTTCGCTCAATGCCAATATATTGAGTGAAGCAGCCTCTTATGAAACTACTTACGACTTAACACCACAAGATGCCCTTGTATATGCATCAGTTATTACTCATTTACGACAGGATTTACCAGGACAGGCTTGCTTCTTAAATCGAAACTCTAAAGATTTTGATAGTCCTGACATCATTGATGAACTTAGACAACTCAACTGTAAAATGATTGCACGGTTTGATCGTGGACACGGCTTTATTCAGTCACAGCTGCCATCTGAGCAGCCAGAGGCATAACCAATCTCTGTACAGGAACGCTACAAGCTACTTAGCTGGGTTATAAAGGTTTATTGCATCCAGTGAGCTTGGTCGTTAAAGGTTTTGGTTGGCACGCCTTCCACCTGTGACCATTTTTCAAGAATTGCTGGCGATCGCTACCATCAGCGCGTCACTCATCAAGAACTAGCAGCGATCGCCCCACTCATTAACCGTTTGAGCCACATTGGCTCCATGTCGGCACACAAGTATCGGCGACTCATCGACTTTGATGATTCAATACAAAGGTTATGGAATCAGCGGTGAGTCGATGCAGCCCACAATCAACCGTCCACAACCTAAGCCGAAAGTGCAACCGCGATCGCATCCCCTCCGCAAAAGGCTGCGGTTTTTAGCAATTGTGGGGGCGATCGCCGCCAACATTTGATCACCTCTCAGAAACTGACAGCGATCGTCTTCAAGCACTGCGGAGAAAAATACCTACTTTGATCGTCGATATGAGCTGAGCCTGTTCTTCAGAACGGACGCCGCGCACATTTTCGACTGACAGGAGGGCTAAAACCGCGATGCCGAAATCGACTGAGGCCACATTGAACGGTTCGCCCGCGATCGCCGATGCCCAGTTGCAACTCGCGATCGCCTATGCCGACCAACGAGATTTGGAATCGGCCAGACGACATGCCCAGCTCGCCGCCGCACAGGCAACGCCAGACTGGCCCAACCTCGAATCGCTCGGCGTCCTGCTGTTTCAGTTGAGTCGGTTTTCAGCCGCGCGTCGTCTGCTCACCCAGGCGGAACAAAATAGGCCGTTGGGCAGCGAAGCACTCAAAATGCTGGCAGCGCTGTACCGCCGCTCGGGTGAAACCGCCAAAGCGCGACACTGCATTGCGGCTTGGGTGCAGCTCGACGCGATCGCCGCCCCCAACCATCCCCATCCCGACCGCCCCAACATTCTGCGTCTGCGCTCGGTAGAAAAAAGCTACTTCGGCATCAAAACCAATCGGAAAACGGGCTTGCGGTACTGCTGGCTCAAAGGGGGCCACTTTTCTAGCAAAAATCTGATTGACCGGAGCCGCTGCAACCTCTATGTCGGCACGGTGTCCGGCCACAACCCCATCGGGCCGGAGGCGCTGCCGGGTGTTGACCTGATCGTCAATGGCGTCAGTTGCGCTGATTTGGACCCGATAGGGCTGAACCACGTCGAAGCCTGCCTGGCCAACTTCCCAGACGTGCCCGTGATTAACCCACCCAGCCAGGTGCGCCACACCACCCGCGCCGAAAACGCCCGCCGCCTGGGCGTCCTCCCCCACGTCATCCTGCCGCAGGCCGAGCTGTTCCGGCTCGAAGGGGCAGCAGCGGCGATCGCCACTCAAATAGAAGCAACCGGACTGAGCTACCCGATGATCGTGCGCCATCGCGGGACGCAGACGGGCAAAACGGTGGAAAAGGTTGACCACCGTCCAGCCCTGGTCGAGTGGCTAGCGGCCCAACCCCCAGGCACCGAGGTCTACGCCACCGCCTTTATCGATTGCCGCTGGCCAGACGGCTACTACCATAAGACCCGCGTGTTCTTCATTGACGGTGAGTTGTTTCCCGTTGCCAGCTTAGCCAGCGACACCTGGCAAATTCATTCGGGCGATCGCTATCGCATCATGTCGTCCACGCCCTCCACTCAGGCAGACGAGCAACGGTTCCTGAACGATCCCGCCGCGTACTTAGGCCCCAAAGCCTTCGATGCGCTCTACGCCATCTGCGACACCATTGGGCTGGATTTTTTCGGCATTGACTTCACCCTCGACGCTGAGGGCAACGTCATCGTGTTTGAGGCCAACGCCGCCATGCGCCACAACTTCGACCACGCGGAAAACTTCCCCTACACCCGCCCCCATTTAGAAAACGTCTCGGCAGCGTTTGCAGCCATGCTCGACCGGCGGCTCACCGCGAAAATGTCGCCTATCCCATAGCGTCTATGCGCCTGCCCCAGAGAGGCGATCGCGCCCCATCACCATCACGTCGGGCCACATCATGGCCACTCTCCCAAAGTTTTGACGTCACTATGCTGAGGAATGGGAATTTATTTTCGTGTGGACAGCCGTCTCGGCTGCCCAAGCTCAGGCAAGATATCTGCCCAGCAAAATTGGACTTTATCCAACCCTGTTTTCTGAATCCATGCAACCCTAAATCGATGACCCGATTACACCTGGCTCAATTTGTTGGACCAACAGGCCAACTCGCCACCGAGGCGACCCGCAAACTTGCAGCTGAACTGCTCACCGCGCTCAGGACTCCGCCGCATTGGCTAGTGTTGGTGACAGACCAGCAGCCCATTGATCTCGATGGGGTCATCAACCTGTTGACGGCAATGGGGCAGCCGCAGGCGATCGCTGACAGGGACTTGCCGCGCATTTCGACCACCAAGATCCAGGTGGATACGCAACAGGCAGCGCGTCCTGGCAAGGTGACCCGCTATAGCCGCACCCCCGATGCCCTGCCACTGCATACCGATTGCAGCAACAAGACCGTCCCCCCCAACCTGGTGGCATTTGCGATGGCACGCCCCGATCCCCAGGGCGGCGGCGAGAGCGTGATGTTGTCGGCGGCGGATTTGGTGCACGACCTGCCCGCAGACCTGGTCAGTCACTTGCGTCAGCCGATCTTTCCATTTACCGCCAAAAAGCGGTACCCAATTCTGCAGGGTGAGGGTGACGAGGTGCAGATTCGCTATTACCGACAACAGATCAACTCGGCGCTGAGCCAGCAGTGTACGTTGTCGGACGCTGCCCAGGCCGCGATCGATGAGTTGGAACGCTACTTGGCACTATCCCAGCGATCGGTGC is from Leptolyngbya iicbica LK and encodes:
- the crtE gene encoding geranylgeranyl diphosphate synthase CrtE; its protein translation is MTSSTKMTFDLKTYLRDRQQRVEAALDASLSIGYPETVYEAMRYSLLAGGKRLRPILCLATCELLGGTDAMAMPTACALEMIHTMSLIHDDLPAMDNDDYRRGKLTNHKVYGEDVAILAGDALLTYAFEFVATQTQDVPADHTLRVIADLGKAVGAEGLVGGQIVDLASEGLTDVSLDTLNYIHTHKTGALLRVSVTSGAVLAGADDAQVSTLSQYANNIGLAFQIIDDILDITATSEELGKSAGKDLAAQKATYPSIWGLEESKQQAQTLVATAKASVLESFGSAAQPLVALADFIVDRTH
- a CDS encoding divergent PAP2 family protein; its protein translation is MPTLLLTGLIDIPLETMHDIGEILQNRVLIVALIACLIAQLLKLVFELIVHRKINVRVLVETGGMPSSHSALVTALACGIGETMGWASPAFAVTTVFAVIVMYDAAGVRQAAGKQARILNQIIDELFQETPEFHEERLKELLGHTPVQVIVGSMLGFVVSLVAASSFQY
- a CDS encoding ion channel, whose product is MTLKSTIAAYLDDTNRETGGWVTGAIALLTVAAGVLVVLSTYEVSPAWHPLLHLASGAILLLFITEYGLRLWTAERWWRYVFSVYGLVDLVAIVSLVPGVFNLPGLQLLRWLRVLRLARLLSDRAILARITAADTLAVVRIIFTVIGIIFVYAGLIFQVEEHYQPETFSTFFDAAYFAVVTITTVGYGDITPVSDAGRLCTMLMILTGIALIPTQLGDLIRRIIKVSNSVERPCDRCGAVLHDPDALFCKRCGASLMLPPLFQQLSDDEATALAWPQTGREAPPEDSLITASSTDATTAPPPQNSA
- the lspA gene encoding signal peptidase II, with the protein product MNKLKNPYFWVAAIIGLALDQLTKLWVVNNFELTIPPETIPLWPGVFHLTYVTNTGAAFSLFSENGDWLRWLSLLVSLALIALGLLVTLANRWEQVGYGCILSGAVGNGIDRFLNGEVVDFFDFRLIRFPIFNVADVCINIGIACLIIAAFRVSHDDTSGGNGGKPAKKGGKKLNS
- a CDS encoding PIN domain-containing protein produces the protein MNIYVETNFVLELTFEQEQCSSCEQILQLCEAGKAKLILPAYSLAEPHEKLSRQARSRRELQQSLDAELRQLLRTAPYASRIKSIQDIASLMIQSNEEERHRFVQCRDRLLKVGEIVSLNANILSEAASYETTYDLTPQDALVYASVITHLRQDLPGQACFLNRNSKDFDSPDIIDELRQLNCKMIARFDRGHGFIQSQLPSEQPEA
- a CDS encoding transglycosylase domain-containing protein, producing MSSSSPPPSPPPPPQTLLGNVTQAFKAVQQKIDFSKIALKSGARPAQLEVSYQDKVETFPLLGDRYLLGRSSQQSDIVVNSPIVSQIHTSITRDPNRPGRPFVIKDKQSTNGLYHGKKRLNYWVMQHGDVLTLGPADLADGVTLRYVDPPPAYMQGLKYGLYGFTGITAIVGFWIVALEWPKIPMRPFPESVQGPVVIYAEEGGEVVPLRPEPTQAHQENRRIADYGPYLPKAVVASEDTRYYWHLGIDPLGITRALVTNIRGGEIREGGSTITQQLARSVYREYVGTDDSAGRKVREAVVALKLESFYSKDDLLLFYLNRVFLGGNLYGFEDAAQFYFGKPAKDLNLSEAATLVGILPAPNAFNPVTNYEAAVAYRDRVLDRMTALGMVSAEEARRARRSRIEISPDAREELQSIRAPYFYSYIFRELETVLGSGLAREGNFIVEATLDLDMQADAEAALQSHITTTGAALNYSEGAIVTLDSTSAAIRAYVGGVDFQSSQFDRASQALRQPGSTFKVFAYAAALEDDIPPGQTFDCSGLTWNGQFFDGCRSGAGAMNMHDGLALSENVIAMRIAQEVGLNSVIQTAQRLGIDSDLNPAPGLVLGESEVTPLELTGAFGAIANDGVWNPPHGIRRVLDSSDCADPNDANSCRVIYEFGQTGDTNQQAISPAIAQTLTGLMQGVIQGGTGRSAFIGLGEAGKTGTTNDNRDLWFVGYVPNRDLVTGVWLGNDDNTPTNGSSGNAAELWGTYMSDVTR
- a CDS encoding ABC transporter permease, translating into MWQQAWAYALDNSDKFVAALQQHLLLVAVPLTIGIVFGLPLGWWSAQSKTVSTVVINGFNALRVIPSLAVLFLAIPVLGLSFASAAIALTLLAMPPILISTDVAFRTIAPAIQEAAVGMGMNQSQILRQIEIPLALPVMIAGIKTATVEVIASATLAAFVGAGGLGDFIVLGFAAYDPAILLVGAVPVALLALIAEISLSWLQRSLQR
- the folD gene encoding bifunctional methylenetetrahydrofolate dehydrogenase/methenyltetrahydrofolate cyclohydrolase FolD; the encoded protein is MTQILDGKALAKTIQAQLTAKVHDWTPQVGRPPGLAVIMVGDNPASAAYVRNKERACDRVGIASFGQKLPGDTPQAYLEGLIAELNADERVDGILLQLPVPQHINDVTLLNTIDPNKDADGLHPVNLGRLVRGEPGLRSCTPLGVMQLLHANGIDIAGKQAVVIGRSILVGKPMALMLLEANATVTVAHSRTHNLSALTRSADIVVSAIGRSHFLTADHIQAGAIVVDVGINRIETSAGQYRLVGDVDYEAVSPIASAITPVPGGVGPMTVTMLLHNTVLSYCQRMPALAHERGTLLS
- a CDS encoding biotin transporter BioY, translating into MSVRAVSPLDLLWALIGLVLTIAATWSEAFITNAPWDWSETGIQVYSLGVSFQVGAVLLTACVGGKNAATLAQIAYITLGLLLFQFFGLPIFTQGGGLGYVQEPSFGYLLGFIPAAWVCGYLAFRDRPKLESLAFSSLCGLGVIHGCGLAYLAIASLGGWLQQVTFPAWEAILAYSLAPLPGQLIMVCAVSVAAYLLRQLLFY